The following is a genomic window from Clostridium sp..
TCCGATCTATTTTATTTATACCGGATGAATCCCTTCTATTTTTATCTAATTGTGTCCATTCTATCAGAACATATCCCTTTATTGTGTGTCCACTTTATCAAAAATCATACATTTTTCTTTTGTCTATCTTTTAGGTATCTTACCTTCTTTTATGTGTCTACAACAATAGTATTAAACCATTATTTCATGAATAGAATGCTTTCTCCATACTGCTTTTGTAACCCCTTTTTAATTCTAATTTTTTGTTTGTCAAAAATTATTTTACCGTCAATATTTAGATCATTCTCGTCACATGCATCAACCAATCTAAAGCCTCATCTCACTACTAATCCAATATCAATCGCATATTTACAAATATTATTCCTGCACCTGCAGGAACATACCCTTCTCTCTTTCCTGTTAGGACACTTCCTGCAATATTCTTCAAAATTGTTGTAATACAACTTAGTATAATATTCATCATCACGTTTCAAGCCTATCACTCCCGACTTTTCTCCACGCAAAATAAGCACCCAAAATAACTGATGCTTATTTAAAGGAAATCTATTAAAACATAACCCCGTGGCGGTTGCACTTAAGTTTATCGTGCCCTGCAACCACAGACACTTTCTTATGCAATAATAGGGGGACTATTATTTTTAAATTTTTCTAAGGATATCTCCTTAGTATATTTATTATTCTATAAGTTATTTGTTACAGCTTAATGCCATATTGATTAATTGTTTGTAACAAAATATATTATTTTATGAACAACAAAATAAGCACCTGAGGGGCTGGCTCAAAGTGCTTATTTGTGTATAGGGAACTATTGTGTTAAACTTATCTGAATTACACTTCGATTATTATTTTATCTTTGTGCTGTTAAGAACATATTAACCACAGGTTAAATAGAAGGCACCCAACATTACGTCAGGTGCCAATACACAATATATAGGAATTTATTTTATTTACGGTTTCCCGTATTGGCAGCCCCATTTAACCCTGAAGCCACAGGTATACTAAAATTATATCAAATCAAGAGGGAATTTTCATTTTAGCCACGATCTACTTATATAGTATATACTACTTTTACGTGGATTTTGTGCCAAATCTGTCTCATTTTTGTCTCACGATTTTTTTATTTATTTTATATAAAGTCAAAAACTAAAGTTTAGATCTATTCACTAATATTCAATTGTCTTTTTAATCCTTCTTGAAGAACATGAGAAAAATTCAAATGAGCTTCTTCAGCTTCTGTATTAAGCCATGCTGGCACTGTCAAAGTTTTTTTTACAGCCTTATTGTCATATTCTCTTATAACTTTTTTAAATTCAACTTTAACCAATATAGCTACTTGATTTTTCTTTAATTCTATTTTATTAATTTTAGTTGCCTCAGGTATAATAACTTTATCCTGGTATAAATCAAATAAACATAGTTTCAATGCATCCTCTGCCATTATATATGCTTCCTCTAACGTTTCTCCACAGGTTATTATTTCTTCAAAGTCAGGAAAACTCACATTATAATCATTTTCTGCCATAGTAGTTACTACTGCTGGAAAAACATATATATCCTTATACATACTTCATATCATCCTTTCAATTTATTTTATTAATTTTATATGTGAACTTAACTGCTAGGGCTATTTAAGCCCCAACCGTCTAAGTATTGAATTCAATGTTCCTCGTGGTATCTCTTTTGTACCATGATAAGGTATAATTACTGGTTTAGGGAAATTCTTATGTACTAATTTAATATGAGAACCACGTTGAGTTTTTACTTCCCATCCTTTACTCTGTGCGATTTCAACTATTTCTTTGCTATTCATTATCTCCCCCTCCTGACAATTATATTATATCATACGTATAATACGTGTTAAAGTGCTTTTTATAATAAAAAAATGATAGCTTTCTATTTACAGCTATCACCATACATTTTATCCCATTTCACAATATCCTCCAATATCTTCTCACGCCGCCTATACGCAGTGCTCCTAACGCCACCATACATCTCACTTACTGAATAACATTGTGCCAAGAACTTCACCCCTTGGCCCTTTTCTTTTGTAGAATATAAAAACACCATAGAATTCAATTTTCAAAGAACAATTTATCTAGTTATTTATATTTCAATTTCTTTCTCATTCCAGGAATTTGGCCCCCGATTTTTTCTTTCAATTAAGTGTACCTACACTCAAATACTTTAATATACTAATCTTGAGGTGAACTACATTGTCAACTTTCGGCTCAATAACGCCTGAAGAATTATCTCTCTTAGCAAATTTGGTCGCATTCGAACTTACGAAAGGCAAATCAGCTAACGACAATAACGTATTGGGTAATTTTCTAACTGCCGTTGCAGCTGATATCCTTGTTATATTCATTTAACACTTTCATCAGAAAAATATAGCAGCCTATAAAAGGCTGCCAATCCGCACCGTCGGTGCATTGTCAAGCTAGCTGACCTGGTTTTTGACCCCACACCCGCCTGCTGGAGATTTTGCTACCCGGAATTAACCTCTCACTAATAACTCTCTCGTACTCTTCATACGGCAGGACTTACTTCTAAACCGCACCATGCTCATCAAATATTTTATTTAATTTACGTGGATCGCTTTGCCTGCGACTGGCATCGACTTTCAACCACAGACCTAACTTAACACAATAATTATACTCTACTTCTAGCTCCAGTCAATATTATAATTTTGCCTGCACCACTATTTTTTAATTCAAGAGCGGAATAAAAGGCTGTGGCACCAGTTGTTACAACATCATCAACAAGTAAAATATTTTTATTTTTCACTATATTTTTATCTATGATTTTAAAGCTGCCCTCTATATTATTCCATCTGTCCCTTTTATCTAAACCTATTTGGTCCTTGGTACTTTTAACTTTAGAAAGACAGGATTTAACAGGCCTATCCACATAATTTTTCAAAGTTCTTGCCAGGTACTCGCTCTGATTATATCCTCTTTTTTTCAAATCTTTTTTTATCATCGGAACATAGGTTATTATATCAAACTCCAGTTTGTTGGCTTCTATAGTTCTATACATATATTCAGCCATAACATCTCCCGACCTAAAAGAATTCTTATACTTTAATTTAATTATAAGCTCAACTACCGCCCCTGAATAATAAGCAGCACTATAACAGTCAAATCCCATATCATTTAAGGCAATATTCATCTTGTCCCTGCAGATCATTATTTTATTTGCACAACATTCACATATAAATTTGTCAGAGTAAAGTTCATGTCCACAAATAACACAAGTTTCATCATCACAATATATTACCGACAATATACAATCTCTGATATTTTTCAGACTCTTAATAATCCCATGTTCCATGCTTCCTTATTAAAATTCCTCGTTATATATTTAGCCTTCTCCATATTCGTGGTCTCACAGTTAGCTAAAAATATAACCTCCCCTTTCAGATCTTTTTTATTCCTTACTACACTT
Proteins encoded in this region:
- a CDS encoding type II toxin-antitoxin system HicA family toxin: MNSKEIVEIAQSKGWEVKTQRGSHIKLVHKNFPKPVIIPYHGTKEIPRGTLNSILRRLGLK
- a CDS encoding type II toxin-antitoxin system HicB family antitoxin; amino-acid sequence: MYKDIYVFPAVVTTMAENDYNVSFPDFEEIITCGETLEEAYIMAEDALKLCLFDLYQDKVIIPEATKINKIELKKNQVAILVKVEFKKVIREYDNKAVKKTLTVPAWLNTEAEEAHLNFSHVLQEGLKRQLNISE
- a CDS encoding ComF family protein, giving the protein MSVIYCDDETCVICGHELYSDKFICECCANKIMICRDKMNIALNDMGFDCYSAAYYSGAVVELIIKLKYKNSFRSGDVMAEYMYRTIEANKLEFDIITYVPMIKKDLKKRGYNQSEYLARTLKNYVDRPVKSCLSKVKSTKDQIGLDKRDRWNNIEGSFKIIDKNIVKNKNILLVDDVVTTGATAFYSALELKNSGAGKIIILTGARSRV